AGACGGCTGTAGACCTTATGCTCGGCCTTCTCGCGGATCGCACAGGTATTAAGAACAATGAGGTCGGCCTCTTCCTCCTGCTCGGTGAGGGTGAATCCTTCGCGGAGCAGCAACCCGGTAATCCGCTCTGAATCAAGGTCGTTGGCCTGACAGCCATAGGTGATCAGTTTCAGCTTGGGCATTGCCACCCTTAACCGCGCAGCGCGCCAAGCGCATGCTCGATCCGGTCCGCTCCAGTCCTGATGCTTTCCATCGACGTGGCATACGAAAGGCGAAGATGCGCGTCGCTTCCGAATTCGCTCCCCGGGACCGATACGACGTGGGCGGTCTGCAACAGGTAGGCCGCCATCTCGGCGGAGTTTCGAACCGGATGCCCATCGCCAACCGAGCCGTAAAAACTGGAGACGTTTGGAAACAGATAGAATGCCCCTTCAGGGTTTGTACATCGGATGCCGGGAATGGCGTTCAGTCGACCCAGGAGATATCTCCGACGCTGTTCGAATTCAATCACCATGGCGCGCAGATCGTCATGTGGACCAAGTAATGCGGCAACGGCGGCCTTTTGCGCAATCGAGGTCGGATTAGACGTCACCTGTCCCTGGATGGTGTTCATCGCCTTAATGATCTCCGCCGGTCCTGCCGCGTACCCGATTCGCCAACCGGTCATGGCATACGCCTTGGAAACGGTATTGACGACCATAGTTCGCCGCCTCACCTCTTCGTCGAGCGACGCGATGCTCGTATGGATATGCCCGTCATAGGTTAAAGACTCGTATGCCTCGTCCGAAATTACCAGCAGGTCCCGCTCCACCGCCAGCGCCGCGATGGCCCGCAACTGGTCCGGCTGGATCATGGCGCCGGTCGGGTTGCAGGGACTATTCAGGAGGATCGCCTTCGTCTTCGGCGTAATGGCCGACTCCAGCGCCGCCCTGGTCAGATGGAATCCATCCTCTTCGCGCGTCTGCACAATCACCGGCCGCGCATCCACGAGGCGGATCTGTTCCGTATAGGTGACCCAGTAAGGGGCCGGAACGATGACCTCATCGCCGGATTCAAACAGCGCCTCCGCGATATTGAACAACGAATGTTTCGACCCGCACGAGACGATGACCTCTGCAGGGCTGTACGAGAGGCCATTGTCGCGTTTGAGCTTAGTGATGATCGCCTGCTTCAACTCGTCGATGCCGCCCGCGGCCGTATATCGTGTAAATCCCTCTCGTATAGCCGTAATGCCCGCATCCTTGATGTGAACCGGCGTCTCAAAATCCGGCTCCCCGAGTCCGAAGTCTACAACATCGATGCCCTGCGCCTTCATCTGCTTGGCGATTGCAGCCATGGCCAGCGTGGCAGAGGGACTGGCATTCCTTGCGCGATTTGACAGATTTATCGCCATCGTGGTTATCTCCGTTCTCCTTTCGGATGTGTGCTCATCCGTTCCTTCAGCATTTGTTCGACCATTGGCGTGACGAACTGGGATACGTCGCCGCCAAGCAGCGCAATCTCCTTCACCAGCCGAGAGCTCAGATAGGAATATCGCTCATGAGGCATCAGAAAGACGGTTTCGATCTCGTCGTTCAGCTTTCGATTCATCAGCGCCATCTGAAATTCGTATTCGAAGTCGGACAGTGCGCGCAGACCGCGAATGACCACGTGCGCACCGCGTCGACGCATATAGTCCACCAGCAGACCGTCAAAGGAGTCGATAGAGACGCCCCGCATACCTCGGACGGCGTTCCGAATGATTCGCTGTCGCTCTGCAAGGCTGAACAGTGGGGCCTTCTCAGGATTCGTGCTCACCGCGATAACAAGCCCGGGAAAAAGGCGGTGGGCCCGCCTGGCGATATCGATATGGCCGAAGGTGAAGGGATCGAACGTCCCGGCGTAGACAGCCAGCGTCGTCACATTGCCTCCCGTCGATATAGTTGAAGAGCTGTATCGCCATGCCGGACCTCGCGAACAAGCGTCAGTCCTGAGGGGACGCGGATCGGGACGACCTTTGTCGATCGCTCCAGGATCGCCGTGCCGGTTGGCGCAAGCAGATCCGTCGCCGCGATGATGCTGATGGCGGTCCCTGCGTCGGCATGCAGGTACGGAGGATCCAGAAAGATCAGATCGAACTGTTGTGATCCGCAGGCCGCCCGGCGCAGGTATCGGAGAACCTCCATTGGAACGACCTCAGCCCGATCACGGAACCCGGACATGTCCAGATTTCGGTACAGCATCGCGAGGGCCGACCGACTGTGCTCAACGAAAACGGCCGCGGCCGCCCCACGACTCAAGGCCTCTATCCCCACTGCGCCGGTCCCAGCGTACAGGTCGAGAAAGCTCCTGCCTTCGATCTGATGCGTCAGCAGATTAAAGAGAACCTCGCGCAGATAGTCCGATGTCGGTCTCGTTTTGCTTCCGCGAGGAGCCAGAAGCCGTCGCCCTCTGGCGAGGCCACCGATTATTCTCATGCGTCGTCTCG
This DNA window, taken from Candidatus Methylomirabilis lanthanidiphila, encodes the following:
- the coaD gene encoding phosphopantetheine adenylyltransferase, with translation MTTLAVYAGTFDPFTFGHIDIARRAHRLFPGLVIAVSTNPEKAPLFSLAERQRIIRNAVRGMRGVSIDSFDGLLVDYMRRRGAHVVIRGLRALSDFEYEFQMALMNRKLNDEIETVFLMPHERYSYLSSRLVKEIALLGGDVSQFVTPMVEQMLKERMSTHPKGERR
- a CDS encoding aspartate aminotransferase, which gives rise to MAINLSNRARNASPSATLAMAAIAKQMKAQGIDVVDFGLGEPDFETPVHIKDAGITAIREGFTRYTAAGGIDELKQAIITKLKRDNGLSYSPAEVIVSCGSKHSLFNIAEALFESGDEVIVPAPYWVTYTEQIRLVDARPVIVQTREEDGFHLTRAALESAITPKTKAILLNSPCNPTGAMIQPDQLRAIAALAVERDLLVISDEAYESLTYDGHIHTSIASLDEEVRRRTMVVNTVSKAYAMTGWRIGYAAGPAEIIKAMNTIQGQVTSNPTSIAQKAAVAALLGPHDDLRAMVIEFEQRRRYLLGRLNAIPGIRCTNPEGAFYLFPNVSSFYGSVGDGHPVRNSAEMAAYLLQTAHVVSVPGSEFGSDAHLRLSYATSMESIRTGADRIEHALGALRG
- a CDS encoding methyltransferase; this encodes MRIIGGLARGRRLLAPRGSKTRPTSDYLREVLFNLLTHQIEGRSFLDLYAGTGAVGIEALSRGAAAAVFVEHSRSALAMLYRNLDMSGFRDRAEVVPMEVLRYLRRAACGSQQFDLIFLDPPYLHADAGTAISIIAATDLLAPTGTAILERSTKVVPIRVPSGLTLVREVRHGDTALQLYRREAM